In one window of Tellurirhabdus rosea DNA:
- a CDS encoding acetoacetate--CoA ligase, with protein MTTASTTLTPLWKPDRKFIEQSNLKRYTDWLFVKKGLYFRDYQDLWDWSTTDLEDFWESIWQFFDVQGKGDYDEVISRPKTGFIGTRWFAGTHLNYAEHVFRNKTYDRPAILFQSEQHPLTELSWAELERQVAVVSTWLRENGIRPGDRVVGVLPNIPQAVVAFLAANAVGAVWSSCSPDFGTPSIIDRFQQIEPKILFAADGYTYNGKPIDKTATIRELREELPTLRQVVWIPYLDRDSRLENSVPWDAMLTLPDAELEFEAVPFDHPIWVLYSSGTTGKPKAITHSVGGCLLEHLKALALHQDVKPGERYFWYSTTGWMMWNYSVASLLLGSTLVLYDGAAAAPNLNVLWELARKAKVAHFGGGAAYYLACMRADISPASLSLPHLRTIGSTGSPLPPEGFRWIYQQVKSDVWLISFSGGTDVCSGFVGGCPSLPVYEGEIQCRLLGCKLEAFGEDGKPVRNELGEMVILQPMPSMPIYFWNDRDNERYRSSYFEHFPGIWRHGDWIRITPRGGVVIYGRSDATLNRDGVRIGTSEIYSAVESVPEVADSLVICLEQEGGRYFMPLFVVLKEEGGEPSQLNEEITQRIRHELRSQYSPRHVPDAIYQVSEIPYTISGKKVEAPVKKLLMGVLPEIAASRDTLKNPSAWDAFVELAPTLAGGAKM; from the coding sequence ATGACCACAGCCTCCACAACCCTTACTCCACTCTGGAAACCTGACCGTAAATTCATTGAGCAATCCAACCTCAAACGATATACAGACTGGCTTTTTGTCAAGAAAGGACTTTATTTTCGGGACTATCAAGACCTCTGGGACTGGTCGACGACGGACCTCGAAGATTTCTGGGAAAGCATCTGGCAATTCTTCGACGTGCAGGGAAAAGGGGATTACGACGAGGTCATCAGCCGCCCCAAAACCGGCTTCATCGGGACGCGCTGGTTTGCGGGTACGCACCTGAATTACGCCGAACATGTTTTTCGCAATAAAACCTACGACCGTCCGGCCATTCTCTTCCAGTCCGAGCAGCACCCGCTGACGGAGCTTTCGTGGGCGGAGCTCGAACGGCAGGTGGCCGTGGTATCGACCTGGCTGCGCGAAAACGGCATCCGGCCCGGCGACCGGGTGGTGGGCGTGCTGCCCAACATTCCGCAGGCCGTAGTGGCGTTTCTGGCGGCCAATGCGGTGGGGGCCGTGTGGTCGAGCTGTTCGCCGGACTTCGGGACGCCGAGCATCATCGACCGTTTTCAGCAGATCGAACCCAAAATCCTGTTTGCCGCCGACGGCTATACGTACAACGGCAAGCCCATCGACAAAACCGCGACCATCCGCGAACTCCGCGAGGAACTGCCGACGCTCCGGCAGGTGGTATGGATTCCGTACCTGGACCGCGACAGCCGCCTCGAAAACTCCGTTCCCTGGGACGCCATGCTCACCCTGCCCGATGCCGAACTCGAATTTGAGGCCGTCCCGTTCGATCATCCGATCTGGGTGCTGTATTCGTCGGGGACGACGGGCAAGCCGAAGGCCATCACGCATAGCGTGGGCGGCTGCCTGCTCGAACACCTGAAGGCGCTGGCGCTGCACCAGGACGTCAAGCCCGGCGAGCGCTATTTCTGGTATTCGACCACGGGCTGGATGATGTGGAATTATTCCGTGGCTTCGCTGCTGCTGGGGTCCACGCTGGTGCTCTACGACGGAGCGGCCGCCGCGCCAAACCTCAACGTGCTCTGGGAACTGGCCCGAAAAGCCAAAGTGGCCCATTTCGGCGGCGGCGCGGCGTATTACCTGGCCTGCATGCGGGCGGACATTTCACCGGCTTCGCTTTCCCTGCCGCACCTGCGAACGATCGGTTCTACCGGCTCGCCGCTGCCGCCGGAAGGGTTCCGCTGGATTTACCAGCAGGTCAAAAGCGACGTCTGGCTGATTTCGTTCAGCGGCGGGACCGACGTGTGCAGCGGGTTCGTGGGCGGCTGCCCTTCGCTGCCCGTGTACGAAGGCGAAATCCAGTGTCGGCTGCTGGGCTGTAAACTGGAGGCTTTCGGCGAAGACGGTAAGCCCGTCCGGAACGAACTGGGCGAGATGGTCATCCTGCAGCCCATGCCTTCGATGCCGATTTATTTCTGGAACGACCGGGACAACGAACGGTACCGTAGCAGCTATTTCGAGCACTTTCCGGGCATCTGGCGGCATGGAGACTGGATCAGGATTACGCCCCGCGGCGGGGTCGTCATTTACGGCCGTTCGGACGCCACGCTGAACCGCGACGGGGTCCGGATCGGGACGAGCGAGATTTACAGCGCCGTGGAAAGTGTACCCGAAGTGGCCGATAGTCTGGTCATTTGTCTGGAACAGGAAGGCGGACGCTATTTCATGCCCCTTTTTGTGGTGCTGAAAGAGGAAGGTGGGGAACCCTCGCAACTGAATGAGGAAATAACGCAACGTATACGTCACGAACTGCGTTCTCAATACAGTCCGCGCCATGTCCCGGACGCTATTTATCAGGTTTCCGAAATTCCGTACACCATCAGCGGAAAAAAAGTCGAAGCGCCGGTGAAAAAGCTCTTAATGGGCGTTTTGCCCGAAATAGCCGCGAGTCGCGACACCCTGAAGAACCCGTCGGCCTGGGATGCCTTCGTCGAACTGGCCCCCACGCTGGCCGGTGGCGCAAAGATGTAA
- a CDS encoding S41 family peptidase produces the protein MSEMREEGPAPHTPGRGDEGIRNDRTMVRLPMLLGLTMAAGMLVGATFFSGPKSLGNIGRGYSKYKEVLQLIENNYVDTVNTEELVDYSIQKMLEKLDPHTSYMNPDEATAARTQLEGGFDGIGIEYNIYKDTVYVVTPLAGGPSEAAGLQSGDKLIKVDDAELTGSKLDNGLVFQKLRGRRGTPVKLMVLRKGEKKPLTFTVTRDRIPTYSVDAAYMIDDKTGYIKVNRFSETTYDEFKNALANLKQQGMAQLMLDLRNNPGGYMDRATSMADEFLSGDKLLVYTDGKDNRYDRQVKARIAGQFEDGPLVVLLDEGSASASEIVAGALQDHDRALIVGRRSFGKGLVQMPVMLTDGSELRLTISRYFTPSGRSIQKPYTLGKGNDEYEHELDARAKNGEFFIADSIKNDPKYKFTTSGGRTVYGAGGITPDVFVPRDTLYMTDYLAKLYGKNIIREMALEYANENRKRLEKEGFADFRKTFTVTEPMMQRMVDDAKSQGVKFNEKEFNRSKDYIRTQLKAYIAQYVWKRGSKDGLNNEFFQVMYESDNTYRKALTLFDRARLLERGNYTVKK, from the coding sequence ATGAGCGAGATGAGAGAGGAGGGACCCGCACCACACACGCCCGGGCGGGGCGACGAGGGGATTCGGAATGACAGAACGATGGTCCGGCTGCCGATGCTGCTCGGGCTTACGATGGCCGCCGGCATGCTGGTAGGCGCTACGTTTTTTAGCGGACCCAAAAGCCTGGGGAATATCGGGCGGGGCTATTCAAAATACAAAGAAGTACTCCAACTGATCGAAAACAACTACGTTGATACCGTTAACACGGAAGAACTGGTGGATTATTCTATCCAGAAAATGCTCGAAAAGCTCGACCCGCACACGTCCTACATGAATCCGGACGAGGCTACCGCCGCCCGGACGCAGCTGGAAGGGGGATTCGACGGCATCGGGATTGAATACAACATCTACAAAGACACCGTTTATGTCGTGACGCCTCTGGCCGGAGGACCGTCCGAGGCGGCGGGCCTGCAAAGTGGCGACAAACTCATCAAAGTGGACGATGCCGAACTGACGGGCAGCAAGCTCGACAACGGGCTGGTATTCCAGAAACTGCGCGGTCGCCGGGGAACGCCGGTGAAACTGATGGTGCTGCGGAAAGGCGAGAAAAAACCGCTGACCTTCACCGTGACCCGCGACCGGATTCCGACCTATTCGGTGGATGCCGCCTACATGATCGACGACAAAACGGGCTACATCAAGGTAAACCGCTTCTCGGAAACGACCTACGACGAATTCAAGAACGCGCTGGCGAATCTGAAGCAACAGGGCATGGCGCAGCTGATGCTGGACCTGCGCAACAACCCCGGCGGCTACATGGACCGCGCCACGAGCATGGCCGACGAATTTCTGTCGGGCGACAAACTGCTGGTGTATACCGACGGCAAGGACAACCGCTACGACCGCCAGGTGAAAGCCCGCATTGCCGGACAGTTTGAGGATGGCCCGCTGGTCGTTCTGCTGGACGAAGGCAGCGCCTCGGCCTCGGAAATTGTGGCCGGTGCGCTGCAGGACCACGACCGCGCCCTGATTGTCGGACGGCGTTCGTTTGGCAAGGGACTGGTGCAGATGCCCGTCATGCTGACCGACGGTTCGGAACTGCGGCTGACTATTTCCCGGTACTTCACGCCCAGCGGCCGAAGCATCCAGAAGCCGTATACCCTCGGCAAAGGCAACGACGAATACGAGCATGAGCTGGACGCCCGGGCCAAGAACGGCGAATTCTTCATTGCCGACAGCATCAAGAACGATCCGAAATACAAGTTTACGACCTCCGGCGGCCGGACGGTCTACGGCGCGGGCGGCATTACGCCGGACGTGTTTGTGCCCCGCGACACGCTGTACATGACGGATTATCTGGCCAAGCTCTACGGCAAAAACATCATCCGGGAGATGGCGCTGGAATACGCCAACGAAAACCGCAAACGCCTTGAAAAAGAAGGATTCGCCGATTTCCGGAAGACGTTCACGGTGACCGAGCCGATGATGCAGCGAATGGTGGATGACGCCAAAAGCCAGGGCGTCAAGTTCAACGAGAAGGAATTCAACCGCTCGAAGGACTACATCCGGACGCAGCTGAAAGCGTACATTGCCCAGTACGTCTGGAAGCGCGGCAGCAAAGACGGCCTGAACAACGAGTTCTTCCAGGTCATGTATGAATCCGACAACACGTACCGCAAAGCCCTGACGCTCTTCGACCGGGCGCGCCTGCTGGAGCGGGGAAATTATACGGTGAAGAAGTAG
- a CDS encoding DUF5689 domain-containing protein, producing MLKSLLRTSLLRLTALLAPLALAPELYGQTSISSFNVPVTQTFNALPASGTLTFGQNSTIPGVYGERSGNGSVITANTGSSNAGGLYSYGTGTDTDRALGSVGSSNAAAGNFTYGVRLKNNTGATVTSLQISYAGEQWRNSAAAAQTVDFSYRIADEVTSTVPGSGTATPGGFTAVDELDFVSPVTGGSAGAINGNDAANRAIKTYTLTNLTLNPGQEIMLRWYDPDHAGADHGLSIDDVTVTAIGNVVSPTLAANPAALTGFSTNAGTPSTPQSYTLTGSNLSGSVSVTAPAGVQVSTDNSSYGTTLSVPTTDGSVSQVVWVRLAGTTAETISGSITNVFNGTLTATVTISGVVNDPNVITPIAEARTRPNGTSITSLPGGKIAGRVTASNQFGSTAYIQDGTAGIAVFNATFAGQVQIGDSVQITGGTLSEFNQSKQVSEAVTFTRIGNVGPLAPKVVTIADLPAYESRLVAIEAAVIRPNTPVDAANPVFVLTPDANFRLESNGAATALRVNRFTNIPGNTNPAGPATLTGIAGRFNATYQLLPRFTQDIPGSVPYVPGGGEIDRARTLDVVAWNIEWLGNTGNGPGDEDRQFSNAVQVLNNLQADVVVLEEISSAAAINRLVAALPGYSGNCSPFVSNNPGHEVPADPTTPTTVPDDAQRVCILYKTELATIVSQRPLLEKAAPLPNYPAGVDNFWASGRYPYLWSLDVKVANTTRRVNFIGIHAKANTAPLQGSYDRRKYDVQVLYDSLQAQFPNELLVLAGDFNDDLDRTVANVSATESTYKPFVDDAASFTSLTRTLSDNGFRSFLAQENMIDHIVVSNELTPAYVAGSAGVGTPYTFISDYSNTTSDHIPVVARFDLQALIPPLAVSASATPTSAICPDESAQLIASVTSGSPAYQYTWTGPGTISNPGSATATVSGLPTGTHTFTVTVKDADNQTNTATATVTVAPVADAPNYATIGGQLYAANQTSLTVPQYSGEVAFAASNCAGQLSWTGPKGQTGTGNIVVPTSETGTVVYTGICTLGNCASAPTSVTVTVQAQPLKLVAPLYNCATGQLTIRTTGGNGNPLQYMIPAVTTGWTDAATQVIDAKNRGKDLKINVRQRAANGQGYDGVGIVFNTNVVCGSSARLASAEADVKLSVTVVGNPVTGESVQVEVRGATGQPLRLLLTDVQGKPVSVQEVERAEAVERRTLPVASQSAGLLLLRVSTPTETRVVKLLKR from the coding sequence ATGCTAAAATCACTTTTACGAACATCACTTTTACGACTGACGGCCCTGCTGGCTCCCCTGGCTCTGGCGCCGGAGCTGTACGGGCAAACGTCGATTTCTTCCTTCAACGTCCCGGTTACCCAGACATTCAATGCCCTGCCGGCCAGCGGCACGCTGACGTTCGGGCAGAACAGTACCATTCCGGGTGTCTACGGCGAACGATCGGGCAACGGCTCCGTCATCACCGCCAACACCGGCTCCAGCAACGCGGGCGGGCTCTACAGCTACGGCACGGGCACCGATACCGACCGGGCGCTGGGCTCCGTGGGTTCGAGCAACGCCGCCGCGGGTAACTTCACGTACGGCGTTCGGCTGAAAAACAACACCGGCGCTACCGTTACGTCGCTGCAGATCAGCTACGCGGGCGAGCAATGGCGCAACAGCGCCGCGGCCGCCCAGACGGTAGATTTTTCCTACCGCATCGCCGACGAGGTGACCAGCACGGTGCCGGGCAGCGGCACGGCAACACCCGGTGGCTTTACGGCCGTTGACGAACTGGACTTCGTCAGCCCCGTAACGGGCGGGTCGGCCGGGGCCATCAACGGGAACGATGCCGCCAACCGCGCAATCAAAACGTACACGCTGACGAACCTGACGCTGAATCCCGGTCAGGAAATCATGCTGCGCTGGTACGACCCTGACCACGCGGGTGCCGACCACGGTCTGTCCATCGACGACGTGACGGTAACGGCCATCGGCAACGTGGTTTCGCCCACGCTGGCGGCCAATCCGGCGGCGCTGACGGGCTTTTCGACTAACGCAGGAACCCCCTCGACTCCGCAGTCGTACACGCTGACGGGCAGTAACCTCAGTGGTTCGGTGAGCGTAACGGCCCCGGCGGGCGTGCAGGTGAGCACCGACAACAGCAGTTACGGCACTACCCTCAGCGTGCCGACCACCGACGGCAGCGTGTCGCAGGTGGTGTGGGTCCGGCTGGCGGGAACCACGGCCGAGACAATCAGCGGCAGCATCACCAACGTCTTCAACGGGACGCTGACGGCTACCGTGACCATCAGCGGCGTCGTGAACGACCCGAACGTCATCACCCCGATTGCTGAGGCGCGCACGCGGCCCAACGGCACCTCGATTACGTCCCTGCCGGGCGGAAAAATTGCCGGGCGGGTTACGGCCAGCAACCAGTTCGGCAGCACGGCCTACATTCAGGACGGTACGGCCGGGATCGCCGTGTTCAACGCTACGTTTGCCGGACAGGTGCAGATTGGCGATTCGGTTCAGATTACGGGCGGAACGCTGAGCGAGTTCAACCAGAGCAAGCAGGTCAGCGAGGCGGTGACGTTCACGCGCATCGGAAACGTGGGTCCGCTGGCGCCCAAAGTGGTGACGATTGCTGATCTGCCCGCTTACGAAAGCCGGCTGGTAGCGATTGAAGCCGCCGTGATTCGTCCCAACACTCCGGTCGATGCCGCCAACCCGGTGTTTGTGCTGACACCCGACGCCAATTTCCGCCTCGAAAGCAACGGTGCCGCGACGGCCCTGCGCGTGAACCGCTTCACCAACATTCCGGGCAATACGAACCCGGCGGGTCCGGCGACGCTGACGGGCATTGCGGGCCGTTTCAACGCAACGTATCAGCTGCTGCCGCGTTTTACGCAGGATATTCCGGGTTCGGTGCCTTACGTCCCCGGCGGTGGTGAGATCGACCGCGCCCGGACGCTGGACGTGGTTGCCTGGAACATCGAATGGCTGGGCAATACCGGCAACGGCCCCGGCGACGAGGACCGGCAGTTCAGCAACGCCGTGCAGGTGCTCAACAACCTGCAGGCCGACGTGGTGGTGCTGGAAGAAATCTCGTCCGCGGCGGCCATCAACCGGCTCGTGGCGGCCCTGCCGGGCTACAGCGGCAACTGCTCGCCGTTCGTTTCGAACAACCCCGGCCACGAAGTTCCCGCCGACCCCACAACGCCGACCACCGTGCCCGACGACGCCCAGCGCGTGTGCATTCTTTACAAAACCGAACTGGCTACAATCGTGTCGCAGCGCCCGCTGCTCGAAAAAGCCGCTCCGTTGCCCAACTATCCGGCCGGGGTGGATAACTTCTGGGCTTCAGGCCGGTATCCGTACCTGTGGTCGCTGGACGTGAAGGTGGCCAATACGACCCGCCGCGTGAACTTCATCGGCATTCACGCCAAAGCCAATACGGCCCCGCTTCAGGGCAGCTACGACCGCCGCAAGTACGACGTGCAGGTGCTGTATGACTCGCTGCAGGCCCAGTTCCCGAACGAGCTGCTGGTGCTGGCCGGTGACTTCAACGACGACCTCGACCGCACGGTAGCGAACGTCAGCGCGACGGAATCAACCTACAAGCCCTTCGTGGACGATGCCGCCAGCTTCACGTCCCTGACCCGGACGCTGAGCGACAACGGCTTCCGTTCGTTCCTGGCCCAGGAAAACATGATTGACCATATTGTTGTGTCGAATGAGCTGACTCCGGCCTACGTGGCGGGTTCGGCGGGTGTCGGTACGCCGTACACGTTCATTTCGGATTATTCGAACACGACTTCCGACCACATCCCGGTCGTGGCCCGTTTCGATCTTCAGGCCCTGATTCCGCCACTGGCCGTATCGGCTTCGGCTACGCCGACGAGCGCTATTTGCCCGGATGAATCGGCGCAGCTAATCGCTTCGGTAACCAGCGGCTCCCCGGCTTATCAGTACACCTGGACCGGACCGGGTACGATCTCGAACCCGGGCAGCGCCACGGCTACCGTATCGGGTCTGCCGACCGGCACGCACACGTTCACGGTAACCGTAAAGGATGCCGATAACCAGACGAACACCGCTACCGCCACGGTAACGGTGGCCCCCGTAGCCGATGCGCCGAACTACGCCACCATTGGCGGGCAGCTCTACGCCGCTAACCAGACAAGCCTGACGGTGCCGCAATACAGCGGCGAGGTGGCCTTTGCGGCCAGCAACTGCGCGGGCCAGCTCTCGTGGACGGGCCCGAAGGGCCAGACGGGGACCGGAAACATCGTGGTGCCGACCTCCGAAACGGGTACGGTCGTTTATACGGGCATTTGTACGCTTGGCAACTGCGCCAGCGCCCCGACCAGCGTGACGGTAACGGTGCAGGCCCAGCCGCTGAAGCTGGTGGCTCCGCTCTATAACTGCGCGACCGGCCAGCTCACCATCCGGACGACGGGCGGCAACGGCAATCCGCTTCAATACATGATTCCGGCCGTTACGACCGGCTGGACGGACGCGGCGACGCAGGTCATCGACGCTAAGAACCGTGGAAAGGACTTGAAAATCAATGTGCGCCAGCGGGCGGCCAACGGCCAGGGCTACGATGGGGTCGGCATTGTTTTTAATACCAACGTAGTCTGCGGCAGCTCGGCCCGCCTGGCCTCGGCGGAAGCGGACGTGAAACTGTCGGTGACGGTTGTCGGGAACCCGGTGACGGGCGAATCGGTGCAGGTAGAAGTGCGCGGAGCGACCGGCCAGCCCCTACGCCTGTTGCTGACAGACGTGCAGGGCAAACCCGTCAGCGTCCAGGAGGTAGAGCGGGCGGAAGCGGTGGAACGCCGCACGCTGCCGGTAGCCAGCCAGTCCGCGGGTCTGCTGCTGCTTCGCGTCAGCACCCCGACAGAAACCCGAGTGGTGAAACTTCTGAAGCGATAA
- the ffh gene encoding signal recognition particle protein, with protein sequence MFESLQDKLNQAFKTLKGQGRITEINVAATVKEVRRALTDADVNYKVAKEVTDRVKEKALDRKVLISVEPGQLFVKIVQEELTDLMGGEAQNINVKGEPAVILIAGLQGSGKTTFSGKLAAYLKKQGRNVLLTACDIYRPAAIDQLKVLGEQVGVEVYAEPENKNAVEIAQHALEHARKTGKKVVIVDTAGRLAVDEVMMQEVENLKKALNPSETLFVVDSMTGQDAVNTARTFNERLNFDGVVLTKLDGDARGGAALSIRSVVQKPIKFISTGEKMEALDIFHPERMASRILGMGDVISLVERAQQAFDEDEAKRISAKMRQNKFDFNDFQAQLQQIKKMGNIKDLLGMIPGMGKMIKDLDIDNNSFTPIEAIIGSMTPKERERPDIIDGSRKKRIANGSGTTIQQVNNLLKQFDEMRKMMKKMNQMQASGKLNKMMR encoded by the coding sequence ATGTTTGAAAGTCTTCAGGATAAATTAAACCAGGCCTTCAAGACCCTCAAGGGGCAGGGCCGTATTACGGAAATCAACGTCGCCGCCACGGTGAAGGAAGTTCGCCGGGCGCTGACCGACGCCGACGTCAACTATAAGGTAGCCAAGGAAGTAACTGACCGCGTCAAGGAAAAAGCCCTCGACCGGAAAGTACTCATCTCCGTGGAACCGGGGCAGCTGTTTGTCAAGATCGTACAGGAAGAACTGACCGATCTGATGGGCGGCGAAGCCCAGAACATCAACGTCAAAGGCGAGCCCGCCGTTATCCTCATCGCCGGTCTGCAGGGATCGGGGAAAACCACGTTCTCGGGCAAGCTGGCCGCGTACCTCAAAAAGCAGGGGCGCAACGTGCTGCTGACCGCCTGCGACATCTACCGCCCCGCCGCTATCGACCAGTTGAAAGTGCTGGGCGAACAGGTGGGTGTGGAAGTGTACGCCGAACCGGAAAACAAAAACGCCGTGGAGATTGCGCAGCACGCCCTGGAACATGCCCGCAAGACCGGCAAAAAGGTGGTCATCGTCGATACCGCCGGTCGTCTGGCCGTGGATGAGGTGATGATGCAGGAGGTGGAAAACCTCAAAAAAGCGCTGAATCCCTCCGAAACCTTGTTCGTCGTGGACTCGATGACGGGTCAGGATGCCGTCAACACGGCCCGGACGTTCAACGAGCGCCTGAACTTCGACGGGGTGGTGCTGACCAAGCTCGACGGTGACGCCCGCGGCGGAGCGGCCCTTTCGATCCGGTCGGTGGTGCAGAAGCCCATCAAGTTCATCTCGACGGGCGAGAAAATGGAAGCCCTCGACATCTTCCACCCCGAGCGGATGGCCAGCCGGATTCTGGGCATGGGCGACGTAATCTCCCTCGTGGAGCGCGCCCAGCAGGCTTTCGACGAAGACGAAGCCAAGCGCATCAGCGCCAAAATGCGCCAGAACAAGTTCGATTTCAACGACTTTCAGGCGCAGTTGCAGCAGATCAAGAAAATGGGGAACATCAAAGACCTGCTCGGCATGATTCCGGGCATGGGCAAGATGATCAAAGACCTCGACATTGATAACAACTCCTTCACGCCCATCGAAGCCATCATCGGCTCCATGACCCCGAAAGAGCGCGAACGGCCCGACATTATCGACGGCAGCCGCAAAAAACGCATCGCCAACGGCAGCGGCACGACCATCCAGCAGGTCAACAACCTCCTGAAACAGTTCGACGAAATGCGGAAGATGATGAAGAAAATGAACCAGATGCAGGCATCCGGCAAGTTGAATAAGATGATGCGGTAA
- a CDS encoding CvfB family protein — protein MIQQGKFNTLVAVRFTSVGAFLAESEEDEYEDAILLPNKYVPDDLREGDEISVFIYTDSEDRLVATTRTPKIQRNEFAYLQCVAVSSVGAFLDWGLEKDLFVPFREQNKRMEVGRRYVVFLYLDHETDRLVASAKINHFLENEAFGLEEGQEVDLLVYEPTDLGFNAIVNNRYRGLLYGNELFRRLYPGDRLQGYIKRIREDNRVDLTLQKPGFGNIEAGAQQILDSLKARGGFLPLTDDSDPEEIYDTLKMSKKTFKRAVGTLYRQQRITIESGGIRLA, from the coding sequence ATGATTCAACAGGGGAAATTCAATACGCTGGTTGCGGTGCGCTTTACGAGCGTCGGGGCTTTCCTGGCCGAAAGCGAGGAAGATGAGTACGAAGACGCCATTCTGCTGCCCAACAAATACGTTCCGGACGACCTGCGGGAGGGCGACGAGATTTCGGTTTTTATTTACACCGACTCCGAAGACCGCCTCGTTGCTACGACCCGGACGCCCAAAATCCAGCGCAATGAGTTTGCCTATCTGCAGTGTGTGGCCGTTTCGTCGGTGGGCGCGTTTCTGGACTGGGGACTCGAAAAAGACCTCTTTGTGCCGTTCCGCGAGCAGAACAAGCGCATGGAAGTAGGTCGCCGCTACGTCGTTTTTCTGTATCTGGACCACGAAACCGACCGGCTCGTGGCCTCGGCCAAGATCAACCACTTTCTGGAAAACGAGGCGTTCGGGCTGGAAGAGGGCCAGGAGGTCGATCTGCTGGTCTACGAGCCTACCGATCTGGGTTTCAACGCCATCGTGAACAACCGCTACCGGGGCCTGCTGTACGGGAACGAACTTTTCCGCCGCCTTTATCCCGGCGACCGGTTGCAGGGCTATATCAAACGCATCCGGGAAGACAACCGCGTGGACCTGACCCTCCAAAAACCGGGTTTTGGCAACATCGAAGCGGGTGCACAGCAGATTCTGGACAGCCTGAAGGCCCGCGGCGGTTTCCTGCCTCTGACCGACGACAGCGATCCGGAGGAAATTTACGACACATTGAAAATGAGCAAGAAAACCTTCAAACGGGCCGTCGGGACGCTCTACCGGCAGCAGCGGATTACGATTGAATCGGGCGGGATTCGCCTGGCGTGA
- a CDS encoding NADP-dependent isocitrate dehydrogenase: MEKIKVANPVVELDGDEMTRIIWKFIKDKLILPYIDVDIKYYDLGIEYRDETNDQVTIDAANAIKQYGVGIKCATITPDEARVKEFNLKQMWKSPNGTIRNILDGTVFREPIVMENVPRLVTNWSAPIIVGRHAFGDQYRATDFVVPGAGKLTMKFEGEDGTVMDFEVFNFKSGGVAMGMYNVDESIRGFAKACFNMAKQKNWPLYLSTKNTILKKYDGRFKDIFEEVSADFPEVHYEHRLIDDMVASALKWEGNFVWACKNYDGDVQSDTVAQGFGSLGLMTSVLVTPDGQTMEAEAAHGTVTRHYREHQKGNPTSTNPIASIFAWTRGLAFRGKLDGNQPLIDFCNALEQVCIETVESGKMTKDLAVSVFPAGTKLVAGEHYLNTQDFLEALDQNLKAKLS, from the coding sequence ATGGAAAAAATTAAAGTAGCTAATCCCGTTGTTGAACTGGATGGCGACGAAATGACCAGAATCATCTGGAAGTTCATTAAGGATAAGCTGATTCTTCCCTACATCGACGTTGACATTAAATACTACGACCTCGGCATCGAATACCGCGACGAAACCAACGACCAGGTAACGATCGACGCGGCCAACGCCATCAAGCAGTACGGTGTCGGGATCAAATGCGCCACCATCACGCCCGATGAAGCCCGCGTGAAGGAATTCAATCTGAAGCAGATGTGGAAGTCGCCCAACGGCACCATCCGGAACATTCTGGACGGTACGGTGTTCCGCGAGCCCATCGTGATGGAAAACGTACCGCGTCTGGTGACCAACTGGTCGGCCCCGATCATCGTGGGTCGTCACGCCTTTGGTGACCAGTACCGCGCGACGGATTTCGTCGTACCGGGTGCCGGTAAGCTGACGATGAAGTTCGAAGGCGAAGACGGAACCGTGATGGATTTTGAAGTTTTCAACTTCAAGAGCGGCGGCGTAGCCATGGGCATGTACAACGTGGACGAATCGATCCGCGGCTTTGCCAAGGCTTGTTTCAACATGGCGAAACAGAAAAACTGGCCGCTGTACCTCTCGACCAAAAACACGATCCTGAAGAAGTACGACGGTCGTTTTAAAGATATTTTCGAAGAAGTGAGCGCCGACTTCCCGGAAGTTCACTACGAACACCGCCTGATCGACGACATGGTGGCCTCGGCCCTGAAATGGGAAGGCAACTTCGTGTGGGCGTGTAAGAACTACGACGGCGACGTGCAGTCGGACACCGTCGCGCAGGGCTTCGGTTCGCTGGGCCTGATGACGTCGGTACTGGTTACGCCGGACGGTCAGACGATGGAAGCGGAAGCTGCTCACGGTACCGTGACGCGCCACTACCGCGAGCACCAGAAAGGCAACCCGACCTCGACCAACCCGATCGCCTCGATCTTCGCCTGGACGCGCGGTCTGGCTTTCCGGGGCAAACTGGACGGCAACCAGCCGCTGATCGACTTCTGCAACGCGCTGGAGCAGGTGTGTATCGAAACCGTCGAAAGCGGCAAGATGACCAAGGACCTGGCCGTGTCGGTATTCCCGGCGGGAACGAAACTGGTCGCCGGTGAGCACTACCTCAACACCCAGGACTTCCTGGAGGCGCTCGACCAGAATCTGAAAGCGAAGCTTTCCTAA